In Pseudomonas sp. Leaf58, one DNA window encodes the following:
- a CDS encoding S8 family serine peptidase, which yields MGTDVCVGIIDSGCSPEQGSSVRGARRFWLEDGQLREGEMLPDQLGHGSAVLAALQREAGPMPVLVAQVFTAQASTSALQVAAALLWLVEAGATLVNLSLGLQQDRPVLHQACAEAQAAGVLLCASSPAQGGPVYPASYPGVIRVTGDARCAPGQWSWLGTRQADFGGHVGANNRAGASLGCAALCGRIAALLREEPGLNHQQVHDWLRRHATFTGPERRGARHA from the coding sequence ATGGGGACTGACGTGTGCGTGGGCATCATCGACAGTGGCTGCTCGCCGGAGCAGGGCAGCAGCGTACGAGGCGCGCGACGCTTCTGGTTGGAAGACGGCCAGCTGCGCGAAGGTGAAATGCTGCCCGACCAGCTTGGCCACGGTAGCGCGGTACTGGCCGCCTTGCAGCGTGAGGCTGGGCCTATGCCGGTGCTGGTGGCCCAGGTATTCACTGCCCAGGCCAGCACCAGCGCCTTGCAGGTGGCCGCCGCGCTGCTGTGGTTGGTAGAGGCGGGCGCTACCCTGGTCAACCTCAGCCTTGGCCTGCAGCAGGACCGGCCGGTGCTGCATCAGGCCTGCGCCGAAGCGCAGGCTGCGGGTGTGCTGTTGTGTGCATCCAGCCCGGCGCAGGGCGGGCCCGTGTACCCAGCCAGCTACCCCGGGGTAATCCGGGTCACCGGCGATGCCCGTTGCGCGCCGGGCCAGTGGTCGTGGCTTGGCACTCGCCAAGCGGACTTCGGTGGTCATGTGGGGGCAAATAACCGTGCTGGCGCAAGCTTGGGCTGCGCAGCCTTGTGCGGCAGGATTGCTGCGTTACTGCGCGAAGAGCCAGGGCTAAACCACCAGCAGGTGCACGACTGGTTACGCCGCCACGCGACCTTCACCGGCCCCGAGCGACGAGGTGCCCGGCATGCTTGA
- a CDS encoding NAD(P)/FAD-dependent oxidoreductase translates to MLEPRIVVLGAGPAGAATAIGLRRLGYPVTVVSEWRRFAAVEGVSQRVLEGLRHAGLGGALSQAAMPAARQVHWNGQHLQMNQEFLLDRQRFDRALRDDLQRAGVSVVEGRVREVAHEGGHRIRLDDGQVLLAGFLVEARGRQAPLATDRLRGPETVSLLNVWQGSPAAPASAVQSLEDGWAWMARLEDGRCYWQVTLDAAGLPGKAGLAEYCAARRARSALVAELFDAQALAPAPVHARSSTAILAGECVGPDWIRVGDAAMAVDPLSGNGIFQSLSSALQAPVVINTLLRRPERAALARQFHQQRVEQLFLRFARIGRDFYGQEQSRAGQPFWDRRQGWPDGHALHVAADWQSVKVERRPVLREGWVDEAEVAVTADQPLGVWHLQGMEVAPVVRALQAGRPLEAVMSGWPMVQQMRVRRWLAEQGYS, encoded by the coding sequence ATGCTTGAACCGCGCATTGTGGTACTGGGCGCAGGCCCTGCGGGTGCGGCCACGGCCATTGGCTTGCGGCGCCTGGGTTACCCGGTCACGGTGGTGTCCGAGTGGCGCCGTTTTGCGGCGGTCGAAGGGGTGTCGCAACGGGTGCTGGAAGGCTTGCGCCATGCAGGCCTGGGTGGCGCGTTGAGCCAAGCGGCCATGCCTGCCGCCCGGCAGGTGCACTGGAACGGCCAGCACCTGCAAATGAACCAGGAGTTTCTGCTCGACCGGCAACGGTTTGACCGGGCCCTGCGCGACGACCTTCAGCGTGCGGGTGTGAGTGTGGTCGAGGGGCGGGTGCGCGAGGTCGCGCACGAGGGCGGTCATCGTATTCGGCTGGACGATGGGCAGGTACTGCTGGCCGGTTTCCTGGTCGAAGCCCGAGGTCGTCAGGCCCCATTGGCCACAGACCGCCTGCGTGGGCCGGAGACGGTCAGCCTGCTCAATGTCTGGCAGGGTAGCCCAGCGGCGCCAGCGTCGGCGGTGCAGAGCCTGGAGGATGGCTGGGCGTGGATGGCGCGGCTGGAAGATGGCCGCTGCTATTGGCAAGTTACCCTGGACGCTGCCGGGCTGCCGGGCAAGGCCGGTTTGGCAGAATACTGCGCGGCGCGGCGTGCCCGCAGCGCGCTGGTGGCCGAGCTGTTCGATGCCCAGGCATTGGCACCGGCACCGGTGCATGCGCGCAGCAGTACCGCCATTTTGGCCGGTGAGTGCGTGGGGCCGGACTGGATACGGGTGGGCGATGCCGCAATGGCGGTTGACCCGTTGTCCGGCAATGGGATTTTTCAGTCGTTATCGTCGGCGTTGCAGGCGCCAGTGGTCATCAACACATTGCTGCGCAGGCCTGAGCGGGCAGCCTTGGCGCGGCAGTTTCACCAACAGCGGGTCGAGCAGCTGTTTTTGCGCTTTGCCCGGATTGGTCGGGATTTCTACGGGCAGGAGCAGAGCCGGGCGGGGCAGCCGTTCTGGGATCGGCGCCAGGGCTGGCCGGATGGGCACGCGTTGCATGTGGCGGCTGACTGGCAGTCGGTCAAGGTTGAGCGTCGACCGGTGCTGCGCGAGGGATGGGTGGACGAGGCCGAGGTGGCGGTGACCGCGGACCAGCCGTTGGGCGTGTGGCATTTGCAAGGCATGGAGGTGGCGCCTGTGGTGCGGGCGTTGCAAGCGGGCCGGCCACTTGAGGCAGTCATGAGCGGTTGGCCGATGGTGCAACAGATGAGGGTGCGGCGGTGGCTGGCAGAGCAGGGTTATAGCTGA